In Felis catus isolate Fca126 chromosome A3, F.catus_Fca126_mat1.0, whole genome shotgun sequence, a single genomic region encodes these proteins:
- the OXER1 gene encoding oxoeicosanoid receptor 1, with the protein MESHNLSSSSPLLSLPPSTLPASLPPSLSSSPSAFTTDWGSPGEASAPCHPASSSIVSAFLAPALGVEFVLGLLGNSLALFIFCFHTRPWTSNTVFLVSLVIADFLLIINLPLRVDYYFLHEIWRFGATVCKVNLFMLSTNRSASVVFLTAIAVNRYLKVVRPHHMLSRASVWAAARVAGGLWGGILLLNGHLLLTAHTNQSCLSYQLGKNTSASLRWHQALFVLEFFLPLALILFAIVSIGLTIRRRSLGGQTGPRRAVRMLAVVVAVYIICFLPSVILGMASMVAFRLHACHILNICSQLFHGSLAFTYLNSVLDPVLYCFSSPNFLRQGRALLGLSQNWQGSASDESSYQPSARYREASRKAKATEKLQAEVSLES; encoded by the coding sequence ATGGAATCTCATAACCTGagctcttcctctcccctcctttctctccctccctctactcttcctgcctccctccctccttccctctcctcctctccctctgccttcaccACAGACTGGGGGTCACCTGGAGAGGCCTCGGCTCCCTgccacccagcctcctcctccataGTATCTGCCTTCCTGGCACCAGCCCTGGGTGTGGAGTTTGTCCTGGGCCTTCTGGGGAACAGCTTGGCACTCTTCATCTTCTGCTTCCACACGCGGCCCTGGACGTCCAACACAGTGTTCCTGGTCAGTCTGGTCATTGCCGACTTTCTCCTGATCATCAACCTGCCCCTTCGTGTGGACTACTACTTCCTGCACGAGATCTGGCGCTTCGGGGCCACTGTCTGCAAAGTCAACCTCTTCATGCTGTCCACCAACCGCTCGGCCAGCGTGGTCTTCCTCACGGCCATCGCAGTCAACCGCTACCTGAAGGTGGTGCGGCCCCACCACATGCTGAGCCGGGCTTCTGTGTGGGCAGCCGCCAGAGTGGCCGGGGGACTGTGGGGGGGCATCCTGCTCCTCAACGGACACCTGCTCCTGACTGCCCATACTAACCAGTCCTGCCTCAGTTACCAGCTGGGCAAGAACACCTCGGCCTCACTCCGCTGGCACCAGGCACTGTTTGTATTGGAATTCTTCCTGCCACTGGCACTCATCCTCTTTGCCATCGTGAGCATCGGGCTCACCATCCGGCGCCGCAGCCTGGGTGGGCAGACAGGCCCGCGGAGGGCCGTGCGCATGCTGGCCGTGGTGGTGGCTGTCTACATCATCTGCTTCCTGCCCAGTGTCATCCTTGGCATGGCTTCCATGGTGGCTTTCCGCCTGCATGCCTGCCACATCCTCAACATCTGCTCCCAGCTCTTCCACGGCTCCCTGGCCTTCACCTACCTCAACAGTGTCCTGGACCCTGTGCTCTACTGCTTCTCAAGCCCCAACTTCCTCCGCCAGGGCCGGGCCCTGCTGGGCCTCAGCCAGAACTGGCAGGGCTCAGCCAGCGATGAAAGTTCCTACCAGCCTTCTGCTAGGTACCGGGAGGCCTCTAGGAAGGCAAAGGCTACAGAGAAGCTGCAGGCGGAGGTCTCACTGGAGTCATAA
- the HAAO gene encoding 3-hydroxyanthranilate 3,4-dioxygenase — MARPVRVKTWVEENRASFLPPVCNKLLHQEQLKVMFVGGPNIRKDYHIEEGEEVFYQFKGDMVLQVLERGKHRDVTIRQGEIFLLPAGVPHSPQRFADTVGLVIERRRLKTELDGLRYYVGDTTDVLFEKWFYCEDLGTQLAPIIQEFFSSEQHKTGEPIPDQLLKEPPFPLSTRSVMEPMSLEAWLDRHRRELQAGTPLSLFGDTYETQVIVHGQGSSKGPRQDVDVWLWQLEGSSVVTIGEQRLSLAPDDSLLVPAGNAYAWERGQGSVALAVTQDPARKKPLG, encoded by the exons ATGGCGCGTCCCGTGAGGGTGAAGACTTGGGTAGAGGAGAACCgggcctccttcctgcccccggTCTGCAACAAGCTCCT GCACCAGGAGCAGCTCAAAGTCATGTTCGTCGGGGGCCCCAACATCAGGAAGGACTACCACATCGAGGAGGGTGAGGAG GTATTTTACCAGTTCAAGGGCGACATGGTTCTTCAAGTCCTGGAGCGAGGAAAACACCGGGATGTGACCATTCGGCAGGGAGAA ATATTCCTCCTGCCTGCTGGGGTACCCCACTCTCCGCAGAGGTTTGCTGACACTGTGGGGCTGGTCATTGAACGGAGACGGCTGAAAACCGAGCTAGATGGGCTCAG GTACTACGTGGGGGACACCACGGACGTCCTGTTTGAGAAGTGGTTCTACTGCGAGGACCTTGGCACACAGTTGGCCCCCATCATCCAGGA GTTCTTCAGCTCTGAGCAGCACAAAACAGGAGAGCCCATCCCTG ACCAGCTGCTCAAGGAACCGCCATTCCCCCTGAGCACCCGATCTGTCATGGAGCCGATGTCCCTGGAGGCCTGGCTGGATCGCCACCGCAGAGAGCTGCAGGCAGGCACTCCCCTCAGCCTTTTTGGGGACACCTATGAGACACAG GTGATTGTCCATGGACAAGGCAGCAGCAAAGGCCCAAGACAGGACGTGGATGTGTGGCTGTGGCAGTTG GAGGGCTCCTCTGTGGTGACAATTGGGGAACAGCGCCTGAGCCTGGCCCCCGATGATAGCCTCTTGGTGCCAGCTGGGAATGC GTATGCCTGGGAGCGAGGGCAAGGCTCTGTGGCCCTGGCTGTGACTCAGGATCCTGCCCGCAAGAAGCCCCTGGGGTGA